A section of the Prevotella melaninogenica genome encodes:
- a CDS encoding zinc ribbon domain-containing protein — translation MITNKGKVKEQELAQTSVTKKSDSCSVQRCGIVGVFFLLLLSFFFTGCYHKKTPSSFRLPDSIQEAQISRRLEAEGDSILKQKDNNEIEWSGTRSKEDSLAFRVKHHYSQGFNFIVTSDSLMLLRQQPEEAVNEMKTDSFAVKKGKEVVVADIRILPIDKQDSVWVQIATEDYAFGWIHESRLLKQVDPADPISQFISTFSNVHLLIFLIVFSIMGVGYLARKILKKNAHIVHFNDISSFYPTLLAVIVALSAAFYASIQLFAPETWREFYFHPSLNPFSQPLLLNIFLVLVWAMLIIGLATIDDVRRLLKSGETLLYLSGLGAVCAVNYIVFSVLTLYYIGYPLLIAYIYYAFRIYLRKSSETYYCGNCGVRLHRKGRCPQCGAVNE, via the coding sequence ATGATTACGAATAAAGGAAAGGTTAAGGAGCAAGAACTTGCACAGACTTCAGTAACAAAGAAGTCTGACAGTTGCTCTGTGCAACGTTGTGGCATAGTAGGTGTATTCTTCCTTTTATTGCTTAGTTTCTTTTTTACAGGCTGTTATCATAAGAAGACCCCATCATCTTTCCGCTTGCCCGATAGCATTCAGGAGGCACAGATATCTCGTCGATTAGAGGCTGAGGGTGACTCAATCTTGAAACAAAAAGATAATAACGAAATAGAGTGGAGTGGTACACGAAGTAAAGAAGATTCGTTGGCTTTTCGTGTAAAACATCATTATTCGCAGGGGTTTAACTTTATTGTTACATCTGATTCGCTGATGCTTCTTCGTCAACAACCAGAAGAGGCTGTCAACGAAATGAAGACAGACTCCTTTGCCGTGAAGAAAGGAAAGGAAGTCGTTGTGGCTGATATTCGTATTCTTCCCATTGATAAGCAGGATTCTGTATGGGTGCAAATCGCAACAGAGGATTATGCCTTTGGTTGGATTCACGAGTCTCGTCTGTTGAAACAGGTTGACCCAGCAGACCCTATTTCACAGTTTATTTCTACTTTCTCAAATGTTCACCTACTCATATTTTTGATTGTTTTCTCAATCATGGGTGTAGGTTATTTGGCACGTAAGATATTGAAGAAGAACGCACATATCGTACACTTTAATGATATTAGTTCGTTCTATCCCACGCTGTTAGCTGTCATTGTGGCACTCTCTGCGGCTTTTTATGCGAGCATACAGCTCTTTGCACCAGAGACATGGCGTGAGTTCTACTTCCATCCTTCGCTCAATCCCTTCTCACAGCCATTATTACTCAATATCTTTTTGGTACTTGTGTGGGCAATGCTCATTATTGGTCTTGCCACGATTGACGATGTGCGAAGATTGTTGAAGTCGGGCGAAACCTTGCTTTATCTTAGTGGGTTAGGTGCGGTATGTGCAGTGAATTACATTGTTTTCTCAGTACTTACTTTATATTATATAGGTTATCCACTTCTCATCGCTTATATCTATTATGCTTTCCGTATCTATCTACGTAAGAGTAGCGAGACCTATTACTGTGGTAATTGTGGTGTACGCCTACATAGAAAAGGAAGATGTCCACAGTGTGGAGCTGTAAATGAATAG
- a CDS encoding TonB-dependent receptor, which produces MIKSKLSIALLLASSLPIGVQANNIIESNDTSRVYDIDEVVVVDQPKEAFRLRQQPLSSTSFNGDLIRSLNVQDVRNLSVFVPSFSMPEYGSRYTSSIYMRGIGSRVYSPAVGIYVDGMPILNKSAFNFHTYDVDRIDVLHGPQGTLYGMNTEGGLIRLYSRNPFQYQGTDVKLSLGTKLHRQIEASHYEKLNDKMAYSVAGFYGGQNGFFRNQYDGSRADLINEFGGKGRFLWRPTDRLNFDFIADYQYTRQNGFPYGQVVTEDELSSATITSPLYGMKAGTQLPNLNRQANYRRNIINTGLGIKYAGKGFDINSMTSWQFLRDYMLMDIDYRPQDYMHLTQRQLGNTLTEELSIKSRNNSKWHWTFGAFGSYQWLKTTAPVYFDQDMNSYLSKKITDYAYNGILNAMAKGMAQRMIAGGMSEELANKTARASVAAAIAAAGGVNINMTMDPVPGVFRTPTLNLGVYHESNVALSDRLMATLGLRYDYSRVSIDYDTSARLALQESVMSVNINPVITSVLKHSEHDSFKQFLPKLGLTYRLQNGSNVYATWSKGYRAGGYNFEMFSDVLQAETSQAANKARADVDVAHDEAYYERIAKTIEYKPETSWNYEVGAHLNLLNNQLHLDLAAYYMQIRNQQLSVMAGNYGFGRVMTNAGRSHSCGLEATLRGVALDNKLTYGLNYGFTSAQFDEYKDSIAGVGMADYKDKRVPFVPQHTLGANADYRIDIDPAALLNPSNRFHLRSVTVGLNLSAQGKTYWDEQNSIGQNFYAVLGAHADADFGPLHVNLWVRNLTDTKYNTFAVQSAATGTRYTFAQRGNPFQMGVDFRVHF; this is translated from the coding sequence ATGATTAAGTCTAAACTTAGTATTGCCCTTTTACTGGCGTCATCTTTGCCAATAGGAGTACAAGCTAACAACATTATCGAAAGCAACGACACTTCTCGCGTCTATGATATTGACGAGGTTGTCGTCGTTGATCAACCAAAGGAAGCCTTTCGCTTGCGTCAACAGCCATTGAGCAGTACTTCTTTCAATGGTGATTTGATTCGTAGCCTCAATGTGCAGGATGTTCGCAACCTCTCTGTGTTTGTTCCATCATTCTCTATGCCTGAGTATGGAAGCCGTTATACCTCTTCTATCTATATGCGTGGAATCGGCTCACGTGTCTACTCGCCAGCTGTGGGTATTTATGTAGATGGTATGCCAATCTTGAATAAGAGTGCGTTTAATTTCCATACATACGATGTTGATCGTATTGATGTGTTGCATGGTCCACAGGGTACACTTTATGGTATGAACACTGAGGGCGGACTGATTCGTCTTTATAGTCGTAATCCTTTCCAGTATCAGGGAACGGACGTAAAACTCTCGCTTGGTACGAAACTACATCGTCAGATAGAGGCAAGTCATTATGAGAAACTAAATGATAAGATGGCTTATTCGGTAGCTGGCTTCTATGGAGGACAGAATGGATTCTTCCGTAATCAGTATGATGGATCACGTGCCGACCTTATCAATGAGTTTGGTGGTAAGGGCCGTTTCCTTTGGCGTCCAACGGATAGACTGAACTTTGACTTCATTGCTGATTATCAATACACTCGCCAGAATGGTTTCCCATACGGTCAGGTTGTGACAGAAGACGAACTTTCTTCTGCTACAATTACTTCACCGCTTTATGGGATGAAGGCTGGTACACAATTGCCTAACCTCAATCGTCAGGCAAATTATCGTCGTAATATTATCAATACGGGACTGGGTATTAAGTATGCAGGAAAAGGCTTTGATATCAACTCGATGACTTCTTGGCAGTTCCTCCGTGACTATATGTTGATGGATATTGATTATCGTCCGCAGGATTATATGCATCTTACTCAGCGTCAGTTGGGGAATACTTTGACAGAGGAACTTTCTATCAAGAGCCGTAATAATAGCAAATGGCATTGGACCTTTGGTGCTTTTGGTTCTTATCAGTGGTTGAAGACGACTGCTCCTGTTTATTTCGACCAAGATATGAACAGCTATCTGTCTAAGAAGATTACGGACTATGCTTATAATGGTATACTCAATGCAATGGCAAAGGGCATGGCACAGAGAATGATTGCAGGTGGAATGTCAGAAGAACTTGCCAATAAAACAGCACGTGCAAGTGTTGCTGCGGCAATCGCTGCAGCAGGTGGTGTAAACATTAATATGACAATGGACCCTGTTCCGGGGGTCTTCCGTACGCCAACTCTCAACTTAGGTGTTTACCATGAGAGTAATGTCGCACTTTCTGATCGCTTGATGGCTACCTTAGGTTTGCGCTATGATTATTCACGTGTAAGTATTGATTATGACACTTCTGCACGTTTGGCGTTGCAGGAGAGTGTGATGAGTGTAAATATTAATCCTGTTATTACTTCTGTGTTGAAGCATAGCGAGCATGATAGCTTTAAGCAGTTCCTTCCAAAACTTGGCTTGACTTATCGTCTACAGAATGGTAGTAATGTTTATGCAACATGGTCAAAGGGCTATCGTGCAGGTGGTTATAACTTTGAAATGTTCTCTGATGTACTTCAGGCTGAAACCTCACAAGCTGCTAACAAGGCACGTGCCGATGTGGATGTTGCGCATGATGAGGCTTACTATGAGCGTATTGCAAAGACGATTGAATATAAGCCTGAAACGAGTTGGAACTATGAGGTGGGAGCGCATCTTAATCTTTTGAACAACCAACTTCACCTTGACCTCGCTGCTTATTATATGCAGATTCGCAATCAGCAGCTCTCTGTGATGGCTGGTAACTATGGTTTCGGACGTGTGATGACGAATGCTGGTCGTAGTCATTCTTGTGGCTTGGAGGCAACACTCCGTGGTGTTGCGTTAGACAATAAATTGACATACGGTCTTAACTATGGCTTTACAAGTGCTCAGTTTGATGAGTATAAGGACTCTATCGCTGGAGTAGGTATGGCTGATTATAAGGATAAGCGTGTTCCTTTCGTGCCACAGCATACACTGGGTGCTAATGCTGATTATCGAATAGATATTGACCCAGCAGCCTTGCTCAATCCATCAAATCGTTTCCATTTACGTAGTGTTACAGTGGGACTGAACCTTTCTGCGCAGGGCAAAACTTACTGGGATGAGCAGAACTCTATCGGTCAGAACTTCTATGCTGTCTTAGGTGCTCATGCCGATGCCGACTTCGGTCCGCTACATGTTAACCTCTGGGTGCGTAATCTGACAGATACAAAATACAACACCTTTGCTGTTCAGAGTGCTGCCACTGGTACACGATACACCTTTGCGCAGAGGGGTAATCCATTCCAAATGGGTGTAGATTTCAGAGTACATTTCTAA